AGTTTTTTAGATTCTCAAAACTCCCCTATTGTGGATTTTAAAAATTTAAATATCAAGCTCCATTCTTTAGACAAAAGCTCTCTTACCCTTTCTATCAGCTCTCAAATCAAATCCCCTATTTTAGAACAAGATATTCAGCAAAAAATCAGCCAAATCCCCCTAAAAGATTTGAATATCTTATTGGAAAAATTCAAACCCACGCACTTGAATTGCTCTTTAACATTCAACGCTTTAGATGAAAAAACCTTAAACGACAACTTAAAATGCGATTTGACTAATGCGGAAAATATCCTTGCTTACACTTTTTTTCAAGAGGGTTTAATGGAGGCGCAAGAAAATCTCTCCCTTAAAAATATTTTTAAAACCTTGAGTTCTAAAGACGCTAAAGCCATAGAAGAGTTGCAAGACAAACTGCGTTTTTTAGCGCCAAAGTTGGGCGTTTCTATCCAAGTGCGCCATCTTAAAAATGTTTTAGAAGCCTTTTATTACCAAAATAAAGAGAGTTTGGGCTTTTTTTCCCCTTATTTTAGCTTGCGCTCTCAAACCCCTAGCATCTCTTATGAAAGCGCGTTAGCTTCTTTAAAAAACTATTTTATGGCCTTGTTCCAATCCCATTTTAAAGACAATACAGAGCTCCAACAAAATTTTAAAGGATTGTTGCAAGCCTTTGTTTCTATGGCTAAAGACAAACGATCCCAAATCGTTCTTAACGCCCAAGCTAAAGACAACGCTAAGCTGACTTTTAACGCTTTGTTAGAAAGCCTTAGCGTGAATTTCTTTCAATCTTACAAAATAAGCCATGAGTGATTTCAAAGTCCCCCCCAAAGCTAAAGGGTTTAAACGCCTTTTTAAAGCCCTTTTTTATTCTAAAGACGGGCTTAAATGCGCATGGGTTGAAGAGAGCGCGTTCAGGCAAATTATTATCTTGGCTCTTTTTTGTATCGCTCTAGCGAGCTATCTAGCTAAAGATTTTTTAGAATGGGGGCTATTGATTTTGCCTTGTTTTTTATCGGTGGTGGTTGAACTCATCAATAGCTCTATTGAAAAGGCTGTGGATTTTACTGGCACCGAGTTCCACCCTTTAGCCAAAAAGGCTAAAGACATGGCCAGTGCAGCCCAACTGATAGGGCTTATTTTTTGGGCTTTTGTTTGGGGGCGTTATCTTTTAGCGCTTTATTTTAATTAAATTTTAGGGAGACACATGCAAGATAATTCAGTCAATGAAACAAAAAATATTGTAGAAGTGGGGATTGATTCTTCTATTGAAGAGAGCTATTTAGCTTATTCCATGAGCGTGATCATAGGGCGCGCCTTACCGGATGCTAGAGATGGCTTAAAGCCAGTGCATAGGCGTATTTTGTATGCGATGCATGAATTAGGCCTTACTTCCAAAGTCGCTTACAAAAAAAGCGCTAGGATCGTGGGTGATGTGATTGGTAAATACCACCCCCATGGCGATAACGCGGTTTATGATGCGCTAGTGAGAATGGCGCAAGATTTTTCCATGCGTTTGGAATTAGTGGATGGGCAGGGCAACTTTGGCTCTATTGATGGCGATAACGCTGCAGCGATGCGTTACACTGAAGCCAGAATGACCAAGGCGAGTGAAGAAATTTTAAGGGATATTGATAAAGACACCATTGATTTTGTGCCTAATTATGATGACACCTTAAAAGAGCCAGATATTTTACCAAGCCGTCTGCCTAACCTTTTAGTCAATGGGGCTAATGGGATCGCTGTAGGGATGGCGACTTCTATCCCCCCCCACAGAATTGATGAAATCATAGACGCTTTAGTGCATGTCTTAGAAAACCCTAACGCTGAATTAGATGAAATTTTGGAATTTGTCAAAGGGCCTGACTTTCCCACCGGCGGGATCATTTATGGCAAGGCGGGTATTATTGAAGCCTATAAAACGGGGCGAGGGCGCGTGAAAGTGCGGGCCAAAGTGCATGTGGAAAAAACAAAAAATAAAGAAATCATCGTTTTAGATGAAATGCCTTTCCAAACCAATAAAGCCAAATTAGTGGAACAAATCAGCGATTTAGCGCGAGAAAAACAAATTGAAGGCATTAGCGAAGTGCGCGATGAGAGCGATAGAGAGGGCATTAGAGTGGTGATTGAATTAAAAAGAGACGCAATGAGTGAAATTGTCTTAAACCACCTTTACAAACTCACCACCATGGAGACCACTTTTAGCATCATTTTACTCGCTATTTACAATAAAGAGCCTAAGATTTTCACGCTTTTAGAGTTGTTGCGCCTTTTTTTAAACCACAGAAAAACCATTATTATAAGACGCACGATTTTTGAATTGGAAAAGGCTAAGGCCAGAGCGCATATTTTAGAGGGTTATTTGATCGCCTTGGACAATATTGATGAAATCGTGCGACTCATTAAAACAAGCCCAAGCCCAGAAGCGGCTAAAAACGCCTTAATGGAGCGTTTTAGTTTGAGCGAAATCCAAAGCAAAGCCATTTTAGAAATGCGTTTGCAACGCTTAACAGGTCTTGAAAGGGATAAAATCAAAGAAGAATACCAAAACTTATTAAAGCTTATTGATGATCTCAATGGCATTTTAAAAAGCGAAGATCGCTTGAATGAGGTCGTCAAAACCGAGCTTTTAGAAGTCAAAGAGCAGTTTTCTTCTCCAAGGCGCACTGAAATTCAAGAATCTTATGAAAATATTGACATAGAAGATTTGATCGCTAATGAGCCTATGGTGGTGAGCATGAGCTATAAAGGCTATGTGAAAAGAGTGGATTTAAAAGTTTATGAAAAGCAAAATCGTGGCGGTAAGGGCAAGCTTTCAGGCAGCACTTATGAAGACGATTTCATTGAAAACTTTTTTGTGGCTAACACGCATGATATTTTGCTCTTTATCACCAATAAGGGGCAATTGTATCATTTGAAAGTCTATAAAATCCCAGAAGCGAGCCGGATCGCTATGGGTAAAGCCGTTGTGAATTTAATCTCGCTCGCTCCGGATGAAAAGATCATGGCGACTCTAAGCACCAAAGACTTTAGCGATGAACGCTCTTTAGCCTTCTTCACGAAAAATGGTGTGGTGAAGCGCACCAATTTGAGCGAATTTGGGAGCAACAGGAGTTGTGGTGTCAGAGCGATTGTTTTAGATGAAGGCGATGAATTAGTGGGCGCAAAAATTGTGGATAAAGACGCCAAGCATTTACTCATCGCATCGTATTTGGGCCTTTTCATTAAATTCCCTTTAGAAGATGTGCGCGAGATCGGAAGAAGCACTCGTGGGGTTATAGGGATTAAACTGAATGAAAATGATTTTGTTGTCGGCGCGGTCGTTATTAGCGATGACAGCAACAAGCTTTTGAGCGTGAGTGAAAACGGGCTTGGCAAGCAAACTTTAGCCGAAGCGTATAGAGAGCAATCTCGTGGAGGTAAGGGGATCATTGGCATGAAGCTCACTCAAAAGACCGGCAATCTAGTGAGCGTTATCAGCGTGGATGATGAAAACCTGGATTTGATGATCCTTACTGCAAGCACGAAAATGATCAGAGTTTCTATTAAAGACATTAAAGAAACCATCGGAAGAAATACTAGTGGGGTAAAACTCATAGACACCGCTGATAAAGTCGTGTATGCCAATTCTTGCCCTAAAGAAGAAGAGCCAGAAAATTCAGAAAACCCTCCCACGCAATTGTTTGAGTGATGCGTTTCTTTTCATTCTTGTATTTTTTATTGTATTTTTTAGGGGTTTCTTTGCATGCTCTAAACCCCCTAGAAGATCAAGAATTTTTAATTTCGTATCGCTTGAAAATCGTTGATTCTAGAGTGATGGGCGAAGAGTATTCTGTTTCTAAACCTATCGTTAGCCGCATCAAAACAGCCCCCTATGTTTTAGACTATCATTGCTCCATCATCACTCGCAACTCACCCGATTTGAAAGACTCCTTGCTCCCAATAAAGTTAGAACGCTTCCTTTTAGAAATAGCGTTAAAAAAAGAAAAAGAGCGAGTCATAGACTGCATTTTAAAAAGCCAAGTCGCTATCACGCATTATGATCACAGCTATAAAAACGGCACCACTACCACAAGCATTCTTAACCTCAAAGCCTTAAGCGTTAAAGCGAGTTTAGTGGGAGATGTGCTGTTTTTAGATATTTTTAGAAAGGAAGAAGAATGAAAATCGCCATTGTAGAAGATGATATTAACATGCGTAAAAGTCTAGAGCTTTTTTTTGAGCTTCAAGACGATTTAGAGATTGTGAGTTTTAAAAACCCTAAAGACGCTTTAGCCAAGTTAGATGAAAGCTTTGATTTGGTCATCACGGATATTAACATGCCCCATATGGACGGCTTGGAATTTTTGCGCCTTTTAGAAGGCAAGTATGAATCCATTGTGATTACCGGTAATGCGACCTTGAATAAAGCCATTGATTCCATTCGTTTAGGCGTGAAAGACTTTTTCCAAAAGCCTTTTAAACCAGAATTGCTTTTAGAGTCCATCTATCGCACCAAAAAAGTTTTAGAATTTCAAAAAAAACACCCTTTAGAAAAACCTTTAAAAAAACCACACAAACACAGCTTTTTAGCCGCTTCAAAAGCGTTAGAAGAGAGCAAACGGCAAGCCTTAAAAGTCGCAAGCACGGACGCTAATGTCATGCTATTAGGCGAAAGCGGGGTGGGTAAGGAGGTTTTTGCTCATTTCATCCACCAGCATTCGCAACGCTCTAAACACCCTTTTATAGCGATCAACATGTCCGCTATCCCAGAGCATTTATTAGAAAGCGAGCTTTTTGGGTATCAAAAAGGGGCGTTCACGGACGCCACAGCTCCTAAAATGGGGCTTTTTGAAAGTGCTCATAAAGGCACGATCTTTTTAGATGAAATCGCTGAAATGCCCATTCAATTGCAAAGCAAACTTTTAAGAGTGGTTCAAGAAAAAGAAATCACGCGCCTTGGGGATAATAAGAGCGTTAAAATTGATGTTCGTTTCATTTCCGCTACCAACGCTAACATGAAAGAAAAAATCGCTGCGAAAGAATTTAGAGAAGATTTATTTTTCCGCTTGCAAATCGTGCCTATAACTATCGCGCCTTTAAGAGAGAGGGTAGAAGAGATCTTACCCATTGCTGAAATCAAGCTTAAAGAAGTGTGCGATGCGTATCATTTGGGGCCAAAATCCTTTTCAAAAAACGCCGCAAAACGCCTTTTAGAATACTCTTGGCATGGGAATGTGCGAGAGCTTTTAGGCGTGGTGGAGAGAGCGGCGATTTTAAGCGAAGAAGCAGAAATCCAAGAAAAAGATTTGTTTTTGGAAAGGTAGTATCATTTCATGGAGTTATTAAAAAGCATTTATTAGAAACGCTTAATTTGGGATTTTTGCTTAAAGGGATTTAAAGATGAGGGTTCAATTAATGGGGAGTTTTTATGTTAGCGAATGATTTTATGGTTAAGAAATTAAAAAACAAGGAGTTGCATGGTTTGTTGTGTAACAAATTGAGTAAAAGAGTGGATAGGTTTGGCTATAGAGCGATTGGTGTTGGAGTGGATCAAGAGACTAACGAAGTTATTGTTCAATTGAATAAGGAAACGATTGTTAGATTGAATAGCAAAACCGCTTTAGCAAATGATGATAATTTCATGGAGAGTATTCTTGATGAATTTAATGGATTAAAGGCTAATAAAGAACCACAGAAACCTAACTCAATCTATTATGGGCATGGTAGCTCCTATAAAATCATTGATATTCTTAATGATAAGGATGGTGATTTTATCAATTGCAAATTGTTTATCGTTAAGGAATTAGAGGTTGATGAGTGTTTAGGGTTTTATGCGCCCCCTATGATTGATAATAACAACACCACTCTTGCTG
The Helicobacter pylori genome window above contains:
- a CDS encoding diacylglycerol kinase, which encodes MSDFKVPPKAKGFKRLFKALFYSKDGLKCAWVEESAFRQIIILALFCIALASYLAKDFLEWGLLILPCFLSVVVELINSSIEKAVDFTGTEFHPLAKKAKDMASAAQLIGLIFWAFVWGRYLLALYFN
- the gyrA gene encoding DNA topoisomerase (ATP-hydrolyzing) subunit A, producing MQDNSVNETKNIVEVGIDSSIEESYLAYSMSVIIGRALPDARDGLKPVHRRILYAMHELGLTSKVAYKKSARIVGDVIGKYHPHGDNAVYDALVRMAQDFSMRLELVDGQGNFGSIDGDNAAAMRYTEARMTKASEEILRDIDKDTIDFVPNYDDTLKEPDILPSRLPNLLVNGANGIAVGMATSIPPHRIDEIIDALVHVLENPNAELDEILEFVKGPDFPTGGIIYGKAGIIEAYKTGRGRVKVRAKVHVEKTKNKEIIVLDEMPFQTNKAKLVEQISDLAREKQIEGISEVRDESDREGIRVVIELKRDAMSEIVLNHLYKLTTMETTFSIILLAIYNKEPKIFTLLELLRLFLNHRKTIIIRRTIFELEKAKARAHILEGYLIALDNIDEIVRLIKTSPSPEAAKNALMERFSLSEIQSKAILEMRLQRLTGLERDKIKEEYQNLLKLIDDLNGILKSEDRLNEVVKTELLEVKEQFSSPRRTEIQESYENIDIEDLIANEPMVVSMSYKGYVKRVDLKVYEKQNRGGKGKLSGSTYEDDFIENFFVANTHDILLFITNKGQLYHLKVYKIPEASRIAMGKAVVNLISLAPDEKIMATLSTKDFSDERSLAFFTKNGVVKRTNLSEFGSNRSCGVRAIVLDEGDELVGAKIVDKDAKHLLIASYLGLFIKFPLEDVREIGRSTRGVIGIKLNENDFVVGAVVISDDSNKLLSVSENGLGKQTLAEAYREQSRGGKGIIGMKLTQKTGNLVSVISVDDENLDLMILTASTKMIRVSIKDIKETIGRNTSGVKLIDTADKVVYANSCPKEEEPENSENPPTQLFE
- the flgR gene encoding transcriptional activator FlgR, whose amino-acid sequence is MKIAIVEDDINMRKSLELFFELQDDLEIVSFKNPKDALAKLDESFDLVITDINMPHMDGLEFLRLLEGKYESIVITGNATLNKAIDSIRLGVKDFFQKPFKPELLLESIYRTKKVLEFQKKHPLEKPLKKPHKHSFLAASKALEESKRQALKVASTDANVMLLGESGVGKEVFAHFIHQHSQRSKHPFIAINMSAIPEHLLESELFGYQKGAFTDATAPKMGLFESAHKGTIFLDEIAEMPIQLQSKLLRVVQEKEITRLGDNKSVKIDVRFISATNANMKEKIAAKEFREDLFFRLQIVPITIAPLRERVEEILPIAEIKLKEVCDAYHLGPKSFSKNAAKRLLEYSWHGNVRELLGVVERAAILSEEAEIQEKDLFLER